One Nicotiana sylvestris chromosome 12, ASM39365v2, whole genome shotgun sequence genomic window carries:
- the LOC138882726 gene encoding uncharacterized protein — MRMQKKEKFESVLRKSKKQKKKRRLVKDGKVINEKVVPFSQVVNVDDEVEEELGSLVRKFSKKLIVPKSKRESSVVEKELRRVDGQKYGEKESDKIVEESCEHVAEKFVKKGKSARKLVKRKGNASKQRGPSKRAKVDGAYNARKEKLKNQKVLWGRTFPPNILDMAGMHQLVEICEFQ, encoded by the coding sequence ATGAGGatgcaaaagaaggaaaaattTGAGTCCGTTTTAAGAAAAAGtaaaaagcaaaagaagaagaggagattgGTGAAAGATGGAAAAGTTATCAATGAAAAGGTAGTGCCTTTTTCACAAGTCGTGAATGTTGATGATGAGGTAGAAGAGGAACTTGGTTCCTTGGTTCGTAAgttctcaaagaaacttattgtTCCAAAGTCCAAAAGAGAATCATCTGTAGTTGAAAAAGAGTTGAGAAGGGTTGATGGTCAAAAGTATGGTGAGAAAGAGAGTGATAAAATAGTTGAGGAGTCTTGTGAACATGTGGCTGAGAAATTTGTTAAGAAAGGAAAGAGTGCTCGAAAATTAGTGAAAAGGAAGGGTAATGCCAGTAAGCAACGTGGTCCTTCCAAAAGGGCCAAGGTTGATGGTGCCTATAATGCTaggaaagaaaaattaaaaaatcaaaaagtCTTGTGGGGCCGTACTTTTCCCCCTAATATTCTGGATATGGCTGGCATGCATCAATTGGTAGAGATCTGTGAATTTCAATAG